In Bacteroidales bacterium, the genomic stretch CTTGTTTAATTAATAAGATCAAAATTAATAAATTTCTGTAAAACTTTCGGAATTTTTATCCCTTTCTCACTGTAATTGTTTTCTAATAAAGCTGCAAGAATTCTTGGCAGTGCCAAAGCACTTCCGTTTAAAGTATGTGCTAATTTGGTTTGTTTTTCTCCGTCTTCTTTAAATCTTAATTTTAATCTGTTTGCCTGAAAACTTTCAAAGTTAGAAACAGAACTTACTTCTAACCATTTATCTTGTCCGGCTGAATAAACTTCAAAATCATAGGTTAGGGCAGAAGTAAATCCGAGATCACCGCCGCAAAGTCTTACAATTCTATATGGAAGTTCCAATTTTTGAATCAGAGTTTCAACGTAATTTACCATGTTATCTAATGTCTCATATGATTTATCGGGATGTTGTATTTGAACAATTTCAACTTTATCAAACTGATGCAAACGATTTAAGCCTCTTACGTCTTTTCCGTATGATCCGGCTTCTCTTCTGAAACAAGAAGAATAAGCAGTCATTTTAATCGGGAAATCATTCGCTTTAAGAATCACGTCTCGATAAATATTAGTAACAGGAACCTCAGCTGTTGGGATCATATACAATTTATCTTCCTTCATTTCATACATTTGCCCTTCTTTATCAGGAAGTTGTCCGGTACCGAAACCGGATGCTTCATTGACCATAAGCGGCGGCATTATTTCAGTATAACCTGCTTTATCAGCTTCTTCAAGAAAGAATGAAATTAATGCACGTTGTAATTTTGCACCTTTACCTTTATAAACAGGAAAGCCTGCTCCGGTGATTTTATTTCCTAATTCAAAATCAATAATATCAAATTTTTCAGCCAAATCCCAGTGTGCTTTCTTTTGTGATAAATTTGGAGTATCACCGCCGGTTCTTATAAGTTCATTATCTTCTTCGGATTTTCCGGCAGGAACTGATTTATTCGGAATATTCGGAATATCGGACAATATTTTTTGAAGTTCTTCCTTTGTTAAATTTAATTTTTCATTCAGTATTTTAGCTTCTTCCTTTAGTTTTACAGCTTCTTGTTTTGCTTCATTTGCTTCTTCATGTTTTCCTTCTTTAAACAAAAGTCCAATGCTTTTTGCAATTTTATTTGATTTTGCCAGAGTTGTATCTAATTCATTTTGAACAGATTTTCTGTTTTCATCTTCTTTGATTGCTTTGTTAATTAAATCTTCAAAGTTTTTGTTTCTGACAGATAGTCTTTTTATAATTTCTTTCGGTTGTTCTTTTATTTGGTTTAAAGTAAGCATATACTGTTATTTTAAACAAAAAACCCGCTATTTCGTAAAAATACGAATTAACGGGAATTTATTAATTATTAATAGTTTTGTATTTATGCTTCAACAGGTAAAATAGAAACATAAGATTTGTTATTTTTTTTCTTTTGAAATTTTATGGTTCCGTCAATCAAAGCAAATAAAGTATGATCTTTACCCATTCCAACATTATCGCCCGGAAAATGTTTTGTTCCTCTTTGTCTGACAAT encodes the following:
- the serS gene encoding serine--tRNA ligase — its product is MLTLNQIKEQPKEIIKRLSVRNKNFEDLINKAIKEDENRKSVQNELDTTLAKSNKIAKSIGLLFKEGKHEEANEAKQEAVKLKEEAKILNEKLNLTKEELQKILSDIPNIPNKSVPAGKSEEDNELIRTGGDTPNLSQKKAHWDLAEKFDIIDFELGNKITGAGFPVYKGKGAKLQRALISFFLEEADKAGYTEIMPPLMVNEASGFGTGQLPDKEGQMYEMKEDKLYMIPTAEVPVTNIYRDVILKANDFPIKMTAYSSCFRREAGSYGKDVRGLNRLHQFDKVEIVQIQHPDKSYETLDNMVNYVETLIQKLELPYRIVRLCGGDLGFTSALTYDFEVYSAGQDKWLEVSSVSNFESFQANRLKLRFKEDGEKQTKLAHTLNGSALALPRILAALLENNYSEKGIKIPKVLQKFINFDLIN
- the rpmA gene encoding 50S ribosomal protein L27, with the translated sequence MAHKKGMGSSRNGRDSESKRLGVKLYGGQKATAGNIIVRQRGTKHFPGDNVGMGKDHTLFALIDGTIKFQKKKNNKSYVSILPVEA